Genomic window (Granulicella arctica):
AGGGTCACCGCGAGAAGTATTGCCGCCCAGCCCCACTTGGGCGCTTGCTTGATCACCAGATATTGAGCAAAGAAGATTGCGAACGCGCATAGATAACCAATTTGGTTAGGTCCTAAAAGTTCCTCGTCTCCTAGTCGAAGGTCAGATTGTGCGGGAAGAACCCACGCCAACAATCCAACAGCACAGGATCCGATGACGTAGCCTTTCATGAGCGATAGTGAGACCTCATCGGAATCATCCGCTCGCAACAGAAAAACAACAATAGCTACATCGGCAGCCATGGCGGTCCAATAAGCAAGCGCAGCCGATATCGACATCGCTTCGGTCCAGAAAAGACTACAAACTGAGAAACAAAGATATCCGACTACCCAGCGCACGCAGGCAGCCTGGAGGATAGGCTGATAGCTCACATCTGCGGGACCAAATGCGCAGAAGGCGGTCCAGCCAAGCAAAAACATATTTAAGGCGATTCCTAATGCGGCTCCAACCTGCGCATCTGCGTGAAAGCCTCGCACAGAAATGAGGGTAATGATGAGCCTAAATGAGAAGAAAAATCCCACAATCATAGAAAGCACCCTGCCAGATCTGATGATCGGCGAATCGAACAATGTAGCACTCGCAATCATGCTTCCCCAATCTGCGCGTCTACTGTGGTTGGTGTGACCTTGGAACATGTAGACAAATAGAACAACTTAGCCAGCGGGTAGTACATCACCAAGGCTATAGCCCCGTAAGCAAGACGAGAACAGGCAACTCCGCTCGGTCCCCACTTTAGGAGAAAACACATGAATGTCAACATTATTCCGCCACCAAAAAGGTTTGACCAGGTGAAAATTTGGACATTTCCTAACGCTAGGAGCGCATAGTAGGCTGTAACACTCAACCCTAAGAGGGCAGAGCTCCCGACAATAGGTTTCAACATTAAGTCAGAGCTAATTGCAATCCGACTACCCCACCATAATCCCAAAAGACGACGCCCGTAGAGCAATGCGAATGCTGTAGCAAGAAAAGTGATACCTATGTATAAACCAAGAGCTAGCGATACCGGTTTTCGAATCTCATCAGGATTTTCTGATGTGGCGTAGAGCCCCGACAGATAGGGAAACAAGAAGTGAAGTCCGGCGGCTTTGAGTCCATAAGTAGGCTGTACCAGTCGGAGGCAGAAGACATACACTGTTACAGCGGTTGCCCCTAGCGATACGCCAAGAATCAGGCGATCTGCTTGGCTAAAGAGTACTCCAGCAACCGCCTGCAACCAATTGAATGGTCCAAACGCAAACAAGGCTCTTAACTTTTTGGTGTTAGTGTGAGGCAAGAGTGTGACCCCGTAAAGGCTGTGCCGGATCTGAAGTAGCTGCGCCACACTACCAAGACCAACAAAGCAGGCCATTGTAAACATAATGCTTATCAGTTCACAGTTTAATAAAGCAAGAGCAACAGTGGCCGCTAAGGCTAGCATGCGAGCAACTATACTAACCCGAACAGCAGCCCCATACCTTCCGAATACTCTTCGCGTGCTAACGCATACGCTTTCCATTGCTCGAATCAAGATCAACAGACTTGCGAAACGAAGTGACCAGAAGCAGGTAGTCTGCAATTCGCAATTGTCAGGAGCGACATGATTTGCAACCAATGGTACAAACATCCAGAGCAAAGAAGCTACTGTCACACCCAGCAACAGGTTAATGCCCAATATCGTTATGGTAACCACCACGAGATCATCTCGTTGATTCTTGCTGTGCATAGTAGCTAAAAGCTGAATATTCGCATCTCCAAAGCTTGATGCGATGATGCTGCCGACGTTAATGGCCACCATGCTAACTACCCATGCCCCATATTGCGTGGATCCAAGATGGTGAAGCAAGGTGGGTACGAGCAACAACATCATGACTAGATAGGTAGCGTAGTCAAGGGTTCCATAGAATGCATTTGCAAGATGCTGTCTCACAGTGGTCCTCTAAGTGTGAAGAGCCCTCGGACCCACACTCGCATATCCATTGCAATCCTTCTTATAAGCACTTTGCGAGGATCAATGCTACTCATCCGGGTCCAGAGATGAAGAGCAATTACCAATACAGACGCTGCCAATATCGAGAAAAGAGTAAACACCACAATAACAAGAAGGCGTGGCGGGAATGACTTTTTCTCTGCAACGAGGGGTGGATCTACGATACTGACAACAGGAGTGTCCTTCGCTTCTTCAATGCGTGACATCTCGTATTGCTGCGAAAGCAGCTCAAAAACGGTTTCTTGAATGCGGACACGCCGGTAAAGATTTGCATAGGGAACTGCAAGCCTTGGAAGCTGGCGAATCGAGGGATAAATATTTGAATTTACTGGACTACCTTCACTTGTCTCTATAAGAGGATCACTACTACCACTCATCTTTGATAATTCGCGTTGTAATCCGGCGATGCGTGCCTGTGCTGCCCGAACACGAATATTTTGATCGCCATAGACTTCCTTGAGTGACTCTACCTCCGATTGTGCGACGATCAATTCTGCTTGCAATTTGGCGGCGGCATCCACCATCGCGTGGGTCTGTTCTTTGATGTCAAGTGTTGTGTTTACACTAGAAAATTGGCTAAGCGCTTTCTCCGCATCCAGCAGATCAGTTTGGACACTGATCAAACGCTTTTCAATGAATTCTCGTTCTCTGCGTGCAGATGATGTATTCGAGTGAGTAATCTTGCTGTTCAGTTCTTCGAGGTATGCCTGGGTAACATCGTGAGCGCGCTGCCGGTCAGTATCCGTGAAGGTAATACTAATAATGCCACTCTTCTTATCCTCTGTAATCACAGTTCGATGTGCCAAATATTTTATGGTGTCGATACGATAGTGCTTGTGGTAAATCCGCTGAAGGTCGAAGCGATCAATAAGATGATCACCGATTGTCCTGCTGTGTAATAAATCGATAAATAAAGCACTTGAGGTTTTACTCCCAAGCAGACTTCCAGCAAGACTCCCTAGACTACCTAGAGAATGGCCTGCGATAGCTGCCAACATGGCGGCTCCAGAACTAGCCTGGTCAGGTGGCATAATACGAGCTGTCGACTCGTAATCCTTGGGCATAGCAAAAGCAATGATTGCACTTACTAGGAGTGCGCAGGCGCCCACATACCCGAGAAACAATCTTTTCTCCCAGAGCAGACTTGCATTGGTCACCCAATTTTCCTGAATTGGAGATGGTATCAATGAAGGGGTCATCAGATAATTCCCGCAACTGCGGCTGTTATAGCTATCGAAGAAGAGATTTGAGCGACAGTGAGTAAATTCCTCCAGAATAATGAGCCGCCCAAGATTCTTTGCGGAACTACAACGACGTCTCCTGGTTCCAACCTTGTCCCAATAACATTTGTTCCATACCATCCTCCGGAGCGCCTGCCGACAACAGAGCCATTTGCACGAATGACAAAAATGTCTTTTCGATCTGCAACATCATTGCTTCCGCCAGCCCGGCGGAGATACCAACCAGCTACTTTTCCCGGTACAAAGGTGATCGCAGATGAGTTGTAGACCTGACCACTGACTAGCACAAATCCAGGGCGCTTAGGGACTGTCAGCACATCTCCACTCCGCATTTCGATGTCGGCATCAGTATTTTCCCAGCTTTTGATGTCAGTGCCGACATGGATAACGAGGCGTCCACTTGCGGGCTGACTCTTAAGACGTTGCAACACCTCAGCTTGCTGTGCAGCCACAGCTTGGAGCGTAGACGATTGATCTTGGGCTGTGAGACTCGGTGAAATTCGCGAAGCAGCCGATGTACTCTCAATCTGACGAATTAGCTCGGCTCGGCTTTTCTCTTCTAGATCTCTAACCTGGGTGCGGATGAGCACTGCTCCC
Coding sequences:
- a CDS encoding GumC family protein gives rise to the protein MTNASLLWEKRLFLGYVGACALLVSAIIAFAMPKDYESTARIMPPDQASSGAAMLAAIAGHSLGSLGSLAGSLLGSKTSSALFIDLLHSRTIGDHLIDRFDLQRIYHKHYRIDTIKYLAHRTVITEDKKSGIISITFTDTDRQRAHDVTQAYLEELNSKITHSNTSSARREREFIEKRLISVQTDLLDAEKALSQFSSVNTTLDIKEQTHAMVDAAAKLQAELIVAQSEVESLKEVYGDQNIRVRAAQARIAGLQRELSKMSGSSDPLIETSEGSPVNSNIYPSIRQLPRLAVPYANLYRRVRIQETVFELLSQQYEMSRIEEAKDTPVVSIVDPPLVAEKKSFPPRLLVIVVFTLFSILAASVLVIALHLWTRMSSIDPRKVLIRRIAMDMRVWVRGLFTLRGPL
- a CDS encoding lipopolysaccharide biosynthesis protein, which codes for MRQHLANAFYGTLDYATYLVMMLLLVPTLLHHLGSTQYGAWVVSMVAINVGSIIASSFGDANIQLLATMHSKNQRDDLVVVTITILGINLLLGVTVASLLWMFVPLVANHVAPDNCELQTTCFWSLRFASLLILIRAMESVCVSTRRVFGRYGAAVRVSIVARMLALAATVALALLNCELISIMFTMACFVGLGSVAQLLQIRHSLYGVTLLPHTNTKKLRALFAFGPFNWLQAVAGVLFSQADRLILGVSLGATAVTVYVFCLRLVQPTYGLKAAGLHFLFPYLSGLYATSENPDEIRKPVSLALGLYIGITFLATAFALLYGRRLLGLWWGSRIAISSDLMLKPIVGSSALLGLSVTAYYALLALGNVQIFTWSNLFGGGIMLTFMCFLLKWGPSGVACSRLAYGAIALVMYYPLAKLFYLSTCSKVTPTTVDAQIGEA
- a CDS encoding O-antigen ligase family protein, translating into MIASATLFDSPIIRSGRVLSMIVGFFFSFRLIITLISVRGFHADAQVGAALGIALNMFLLGWTAFCAFGPADVSYQPILQAACVRWVVGYLCFSVCSLFWTEAMSISAALAYWTAMAADVAIVVFLLRADDSDEVSLSLMKGYVIGSCAVGLLAWVLPAQSDLRLGDEELLGPNQIGYLCAFAIFFAQYLVIKQAPKWGWAAILLAVTLVRSLSKTSIIAFVFGEVLILVFSKTIRRKNKVIIALFVSVGMAAFLPLLEAYYDVYTNAGNQAETLTGRIGIWAVIFDRALDHPWIGHGFHSVWKVIPSFGLFEARHAHNEVLQQFYAYGVVGVLMLAGLYFSLYDQVRKLESQPIKILLFGLLLFVAIRGLTDTEVFDISLPLWAITLLSLSLRGTDSSPSRSFQREESI